One window of the Pan troglodytes isolate AG18354 chromosome 12, NHGRI_mPanTro3-v2.0_pri, whole genome shotgun sequence genome contains the following:
- the SNRNP27 gene encoding U4/U6.U5 small nuclear ribonucleoprotein 27 kDa protein → MGRSRSRSPRRERRRSRSTSRERERRRRERSRSRERDRRRSRSRSPHRRRSRSPRRHRSTSPSPSRLKERRDEEKKETKETKSKERQITEEDLEGKTEEEIEMMKLMGFASFDSTKGKKVDGSVNAYAINVSQKRKYRQYMNRKGGFNRPLDFIA, encoded by the exons ATGGGTCGCAGTCGCAGCCGCTCTCCACGGAGGG AACGTAGGCGTTCCCGGTCCACATCCAGGGAGAGAGAACGCAGGCGCCGAGAAAGGTCCAGGTCTCGGGAGAGAGATCGGAGAAGGAGCCGCTCGCGATCCCCGCACCGAAGACGCTCCCG ATCTCCAAGACGACATAGATCCACATCTCCTTCCCCGTCTCgactgaaagaaagaagagatgaggaaaagaaagaaacaaaagaaacaaagagcaaAGAACGGCAGATTACTG AGGAAGACTTAGAGGGCAAAacagaggaagaaatagaaatgatgAAGTTAATGGGATTTGCCTCCTTTGACTCCACAAAA gGTAAGAAGGTGGATGGCTCTGTAAATGCCTATGCCATAAATGTCTCTCAGAAGAGGAAGTACAG GCAGTACATGAATCGAAAAGGTGGATTCAACAGACCTTTGGATTTCATTGCATGA